In Elephas maximus indicus isolate mEleMax1 chromosome 7, mEleMax1 primary haplotype, whole genome shotgun sequence, the following proteins share a genomic window:
- the DRAP1 gene encoding dr1-associated corepressor: MPSKKKKYNARFPPARIKKIMQTDEEIGKVAAAVPVIISRALELFLESLLKKACQVTQSRNAKTMTTSHLKQCIELEQQFDFLKDLVASVPDMQGDGEDNHMDGDKGARRGRKPGTSSRKNGGMGSKGKDKKLSGTDSEQEDESEDTDTEGEEETPQPPPQASHPPPHFQSPPTPFMPFTSTVLLPLAPPGPSGPDAEDEEDYDS, translated from the exons ATGCCGAGCAAGAAGAAGAAGTACAACGCGCGGTTCCCGCCG GCGCGAATCAAGAAGATCATGCAGACTGACGAGGAGATTGGGAAGGTGGCGGCGGCTGTGCCTGTCATCATCT CCCGGGCGCTGGAGCTCTTCCTGGAGTCGCTGCTGAAGAAGGCCTGCCAGGTGACCCAGTCCCGCAATGCCAAGACTATGACCACGTCCCACCT GAAGCAGTGCATTGAACTGGAGCAGCAGTTTGACTTTCTGAAGGACCTGGTGGCCTCCGTGCCTGACATGCAGGGGGACGGGGAAGACAACCACATGGATGGAGACAAGGGTGCCCGCAG GGGCCGGAAGCCAGGCACCAGCAGCCGGAAGAACGGTGGCATGGGCAGcaaaggcaaggacaagaagctGTCAGGGACGGACTCAGAGCAGGAG GATGAGTCTGAGGACACGGACACAGAGGGGGAAGAGGAGACaccacagcccccaccccaggccaGCCATCCCCCTCCCCACTTTCAAAG CCCCCCGACACCCTTCATGCCCTTCACCTCGACTGTGCTTCTGCCCCTAGCACCCCCGGGCCCATCAGGACCAGATGCAGAGGATGAAGAGGATTATGACTCCTAG
- the C7H11orf68 gene encoding UPF0696 protein C11orf68 homolog isoform X3: MGPGASTPGFTFFSATQYSRMESGEEPEEEDSPGGREDGFTAEHLAAEAMAADMDPWLVFDARSTPATELDAWLAKYPPSQVTRYGDPGSPNSEPVGWIAVYGQGYLPNSGDVQGLQAAWEALQTSGRPITPSTLRQLAITHQVLSGKWLMHLTPGFKLDHAWAGIARAVVEGQLQVAKVSPRAKEGGRQVICVYTDDFTDRLGVLEADTAIRAAGIKCLLTYKPDVYTYLGIYRANRWHLCPTLYESRFQLGGDARGSRVLDRANNVELT; the protein is encoded by the exons ATGGGGCCGGGAGCTTCCACCCCTGGATTCACATTTTTCTCTGCCACTCAGTAcag CAGGATGGAGTCCGGTGAGGAGCCAGAGGAAGAGGACTCTCCAGGCGGCCGGGAGGATGGTTTTACCGCTGAGCACTTGGCTGCAGAGGCCATGGCAGCTGACATGGACCCCTGGCTGGTGTTTGATGCCCGCAGTACGCCCGCCACTGAGCTGGATGCCTGGTTGGCCAAATACCCACCATCCCAAGTTACCCGCTATGGGGACCCTGGCTCACCCAACTCAGAGCCTGTGGGCTGGATCGCAGTGTATGGGCAGGGCTACCTCCCCAATTCTGGTGATGTACAGGGTCTGCAGGCAGCTTGGGAGGCTCTGCAGACTAGCGGGCGGCCCATCACACCCAGTACCCTGCGCCAGCTGGCTATCACTCACCAGGTGCTCTCAGGCAAGTGGCTGATGCACCTGACACCTGGCTTCAAGCTGGACCATGCCTGGGCTGGCATTGCCCGAGCCGTGGTCGAAGGCCAGCTTCAGGTGGCCAAGGTGAGCCCACGGGCCAAGGAGGGTGGGCGCCAGGTCATCTGTGTTTACACAGATGACTTCACGGACCGCCTGGGTGTACTGGAGGCAGACACAGCCATCCGGGCTGCAGGCATTAAGTGCCTGCTCACCTACAAGCCTGATGTCTACACCTACCTGGGCATCTACCGAGCCAACCGCTGGCACCTCTGCCCCACTCTCTACGAGAGCCGTTTCCAGTTGGGAGGTGATGCCCGCGGCTCTCGTGTGCTTGATCGAGCCAACAATGTGGAACTGACCTAG
- the C7H11orf68 gene encoding UPF0696 protein C11orf68 homolog isoform X2 — protein MAAAAAAVAGAGRGGGGAEPRQERNRARGWAGAERSDGRRMESGEEPEEEDSPGGREDGFTAEHLAAEAMAADMDPWLVFDARSTPATELDAWLAKYPPSQVTRYGDPGSPNSEPVGWIAVYGQGYLPNSGDVQGLQAAWEALQTSGRPITPSTLRQLAITHQVLSGKWLMHLTPGFKLDHAWAGIARAVVEGQLQVAKVSPRAKEGGRQVICVYTDDFTDRLGVLEADTAIRAAGIKCLLTYKPDVYTYLGIYRANRWHLCPTLYESRFQLGGDARGSRVLDRANNVELT, from the exons atggcggcggcggcggcggccgtgGCGGGGGCGGGGCGCGGTGGTGGCGGCGCGGAGCCCCGGCAGGAACGGAACCGCGCCCGGGGCTGGGCCGGAGCCGAACGCAGCGACGGCCGGAG GATGGAGTCCGGTGAGGAGCCAGAGGAAGAGGACTCTCCAGGCGGCCGGGAGGATGGTTTTACCGCTGAGCACTTGGCTGCAGAGGCCATGGCAGCTGACATGGACCCCTGGCTGGTGTTTGATGCCCGCAGTACGCCCGCCACTGAGCTGGATGCCTGGTTGGCCAAATACCCACCATCCCAAGTTACCCGCTATGGGGACCCTGGCTCACCCAACTCAGAGCCTGTGGGCTGGATCGCAGTGTATGGGCAGGGCTACCTCCCCAATTCTGGTGATGTACAGGGTCTGCAGGCAGCTTGGGAGGCTCTGCAGACTAGCGGGCGGCCCATCACACCCAGTACCCTGCGCCAGCTGGCTATCACTCACCAGGTGCTCTCAGGCAAGTGGCTGATGCACCTGACACCTGGCTTCAAGCTGGACCATGCCTGGGCTGGCATTGCCCGAGCCGTGGTCGAAGGCCAGCTTCAGGTGGCCAAGGTGAGCCCACGGGCCAAGGAGGGTGGGCGCCAGGTCATCTGTGTTTACACAGATGACTTCACGGACCGCCTGGGTGTACTGGAGGCAGACACAGCCATCCGGGCTGCAGGCATTAAGTGCCTGCTCACCTACAAGCCTGATGTCTACACCTACCTGGGCATCTACCGAGCCAACCGCTGGCACCTCTGCCCCACTCTCTACGAGAGCCGTTTCCAGTTGGGAGGTGATGCCCGCGGCTCTCGTGTGCTTGATCGAGCCAACAATGTGGAACTGACCTAG
- the C7H11orf68 gene encoding UPF0696 protein C11orf68 homolog isoform X4 yields the protein MESGEEPEEEDSPGGREDGFTAEHLAAEAMAADMDPWLVFDARSTPATELDAWLAKYPPSQVTRYGDPGSPNSEPVGWIAVYGQGYLPNSGDVQGLQAAWEALQTSGRPITPSTLRQLAITHQVLSGKWLMHLTPGFKLDHAWAGIARAVVEGQLQVAKVSPRAKEGGRQVICVYTDDFTDRLGVLEADTAIRAAGIKCLLTYKPDVYTYLGIYRANRWHLCPTLYESRFQLGGDARGSRVLDRANNVELT from the coding sequence ATGGAGTCCGGTGAGGAGCCAGAGGAAGAGGACTCTCCAGGCGGCCGGGAGGATGGTTTTACCGCTGAGCACTTGGCTGCAGAGGCCATGGCAGCTGACATGGACCCCTGGCTGGTGTTTGATGCCCGCAGTACGCCCGCCACTGAGCTGGATGCCTGGTTGGCCAAATACCCACCATCCCAAGTTACCCGCTATGGGGACCCTGGCTCACCCAACTCAGAGCCTGTGGGCTGGATCGCAGTGTATGGGCAGGGCTACCTCCCCAATTCTGGTGATGTACAGGGTCTGCAGGCAGCTTGGGAGGCTCTGCAGACTAGCGGGCGGCCCATCACACCCAGTACCCTGCGCCAGCTGGCTATCACTCACCAGGTGCTCTCAGGCAAGTGGCTGATGCACCTGACACCTGGCTTCAAGCTGGACCATGCCTGGGCTGGCATTGCCCGAGCCGTGGTCGAAGGCCAGCTTCAGGTGGCCAAGGTGAGCCCACGGGCCAAGGAGGGTGGGCGCCAGGTCATCTGTGTTTACACAGATGACTTCACGGACCGCCTGGGTGTACTGGAGGCAGACACAGCCATCCGGGCTGCAGGCATTAAGTGCCTGCTCACCTACAAGCCTGATGTCTACACCTACCTGGGCATCTACCGAGCCAACCGCTGGCACCTCTGCCCCACTCTCTACGAGAGCCGTTTCCAGTTGGGAGGTGATGCCCGCGGCTCTCGTGTGCTTGATCGAGCCAACAATGTGGAACTGACCTAG
- the C7H11orf68 gene encoding UPF0696 protein C11orf68 homolog isoform X1 — translation MAAAAAAVAGAGRGGGGAEPRQERNRARGWAGAERSDGRSRMESGEEPEEEDSPGGREDGFTAEHLAAEAMAADMDPWLVFDARSTPATELDAWLAKYPPSQVTRYGDPGSPNSEPVGWIAVYGQGYLPNSGDVQGLQAAWEALQTSGRPITPSTLRQLAITHQVLSGKWLMHLTPGFKLDHAWAGIARAVVEGQLQVAKVSPRAKEGGRQVICVYTDDFTDRLGVLEADTAIRAAGIKCLLTYKPDVYTYLGIYRANRWHLCPTLYESRFQLGGDARGSRVLDRANNVELT, via the exons atggcggcggcggcggcggccgtgGCGGGGGCGGGGCGCGGTGGTGGCGGCGCGGAGCCCCGGCAGGAACGGAACCGCGCCCGGGGCTGGGCCGGAGCCGAACGCAGCGACGGCCGGAG CAGGATGGAGTCCGGTGAGGAGCCAGAGGAAGAGGACTCTCCAGGCGGCCGGGAGGATGGTTTTACCGCTGAGCACTTGGCTGCAGAGGCCATGGCAGCTGACATGGACCCCTGGCTGGTGTTTGATGCCCGCAGTACGCCCGCCACTGAGCTGGATGCCTGGTTGGCCAAATACCCACCATCCCAAGTTACCCGCTATGGGGACCCTGGCTCACCCAACTCAGAGCCTGTGGGCTGGATCGCAGTGTATGGGCAGGGCTACCTCCCCAATTCTGGTGATGTACAGGGTCTGCAGGCAGCTTGGGAGGCTCTGCAGACTAGCGGGCGGCCCATCACACCCAGTACCCTGCGCCAGCTGGCTATCACTCACCAGGTGCTCTCAGGCAAGTGGCTGATGCACCTGACACCTGGCTTCAAGCTGGACCATGCCTGGGCTGGCATTGCCCGAGCCGTGGTCGAAGGCCAGCTTCAGGTGGCCAAGGTGAGCCCACGGGCCAAGGAGGGTGGGCGCCAGGTCATCTGTGTTTACACAGATGACTTCACGGACCGCCTGGGTGTACTGGAGGCAGACACAGCCATCCGGGCTGCAGGCATTAAGTGCCTGCTCACCTACAAGCCTGATGTCTACACCTACCTGGGCATCTACCGAGCCAACCGCTGGCACCTCTGCCCCACTCTCTACGAGAGCCGTTTCCAGTTGGGAGGTGATGCCCGCGGCTCTCGTGTGCTTGATCGAGCCAACAATGTGGAACTGACCTAG